CTTTTCGGCCGACAGACCTGCTCGACAGCCTCACCGATCAGGCTCATGTCGAGCAAAAAATCCTGGCGCCTTTCCAGGCTCAACCGGTTTAACGATTCCACCCGGGGATACGCCAACAGCAAACAATAGCCGGGCAGAAATTGCGTGTTCCCGATCACGGCAAACCCGCTTTTCATCTTGGCCAGCACCATCGGGTTTTCGCCGCGGAGAGCGGAGCCGATCGGATCCCTTCTCCAGTCCCCCGTCACTGAAGGATCTCTCCTTTCGATCCCGTCTTCTGAAGCATGATCCAATTTCCCTTCACCGCTTCACATCATACCGGACCGCAAAGGGGGATTCCTTCCGAAGGATCCGGCCCTCCGCGGCCAGCCGGTCCAGTTCCTGCTTCAGTCGGCTCACTTCCCAACGGAGGCCGCAGGTCCGGTTGATGTGGGCCACGGCGTCCAACAGATCGGTGTCAAACAGAGGCAGCCGTTCCCGGATCGCCTCCAACACCTTTTCGTCCCTCGCTTCCGACACCGCCGCAAGTTCCGCGAAGGGATCCGCCACGTGAGGACTCCGGGTATAAGCCGCACGGATCCGGACGAAGAGCGTCCGCCCGTACACCGCCGAGGATACGAAGGTGTCCCCGGACCGGAGGTAGGGAAGCCGCTTTCCTTCCTCCGGCGTCAAATCCGTCTCCTCCCTCAGGGTGGCAATGTCCGTCCCGCGTACCGTCCGGAATACAAATTTGGTATTGAGCTGGGCGGTGATCGTCTCGTCCAGCAGGGTGGGGCGCTGAGTGGCCAATATCAGGAAAACGCCGTATTTCCGCCCTTCCTGCGCAATTTCCTTCAGGATTGATTTGGCCGGGGAATCCACCCCCTTCGGGGCGAAATTGTGGGCCTCGTCGGTGGCCACGACGAAGGGCGGGAAGAAGGTGCCCTCCTCCCCGTTCATCCGGGCATCCCGGTAATCCCTCCGCTTCCGGTAGAGGCTTCCGGTCACATAGGTGGAAAACACCTGCAACACCCAGGCAGGTCCCTGGACCACCACGAGCTTCCGCTGTTCCAGGGCCCTCTCAATGGGCTGGATATCGCGCTGAAACAGCCCCGCCTTTTCCAGCCGCGACAGGCGCCACTGCACCCCCTTGACCGAGGCGAGGGGCAGGCTGCCGTATTTTTGGAGCAGCCCCAGCAGGTCCCGGGTTTTTTCCGCCTCCTCCGGCGTCAGTTCAGGATCCCGGAGACGCCGCTCCAGTCCTTTGCTTCCCTCCTCCAGGGCCATGGCCACGTTGCTCAGGCGGTCGCTGAAGGACTGATAAGAATCCCCCCGCCGATGGAGGGTTTCGATCACGTTGGTCATCGAGTCGGTCAGGTGCCCCCCGGCCGCCCCGAGCAGCTGAATCACGTCCCGGGTGGAGAGGGCTGAAAAGAGGACCCCCACCTCCCGGCCCACCTGAACGGAAAGCCACCGGTCTCTGAAGTCGGGGCCGTGGTCCTTCAGCTCCGCCACCCGCTCGCTGAAATCCATCTCAAAGTGGGGGTCAAAGACGACCGTCGGGATGGACAGCTTCATCAGTTCCTCCAACATCACCCGGAGGCCGAAGGACTTGCCCGAACCGGAACCGCCGAAGATGCCGATGTG
This genomic window from Planifilum fimeticola contains:
- a CDS encoding HIT family protein, which codes for MTGDWRRDPIGSALRGENPMVLAKMKSGFAVIGNTQFLPGYCLLLAYPRVESLNRLSLERRQDFLLDMSLIGEAVEQVCRPKRVNYSIYGNKDPFLHAHIFPRYDWEPEELKPYPVWRYSDEKWTDRRYQYNEENHGELRKKLKEALMDGMKQAYRR
- a CDS encoding ATP-binding protein; this translates as MQVVGVTTQQEVYAVSKERKFRVNEILIIEDESLNYPRGEVVETLAYNRLIPMGMDKSLVDSQVISSLEQIGYDIGADEINLAKIRLFAEAPHPVRTGCRVRPPSFDEVRELLVKQLPEEGMVLGEILGTESLAPTLPSELSGQLFRMEAGQFLPQQGVPFVFDIRSMQQYPHIGIFGGSGSGKSFGLRVMLEELMKLSIPTVVFDPHFEMDFSERVAELKDHGPDFRDRWLSVQVGREVGVLFSALSTRDVIQLLGAAGGHLTDSMTNVIETLHRRGDSYQSFSDRLSNVAMALEEGSKGLERRLRDPELTPEEAEKTRDLLGLLQKYGSLPLASVKGVQWRLSRLEKAGLFQRDIQPIERALEQRKLVVVQGPAWVLQVFSTYVTGSLYRKRRDYRDARMNGEEGTFFPPFVVATDEAHNFAPKGVDSPAKSILKEIAQEGRKYGVFLILATQRPTLLDETITAQLNTKFVFRTVRGTDIATLREETDLTPEEGKRLPYLRSGDTFVSSAVYGRTLFVRIRAAYTRSPHVADPFAELAAVSEARDEKVLEAIRERLPLFDTDLLDAVAHINRTCGLRWEVSRLKQELDRLAAEGRILRKESPFAVRYDVKR